Genomic window (Enterobacteriaceae bacterium 4M9):
GGACGGTTGTATTTGTGCGGCGTCGGGATCAGTTTGCGTACTATCGGTTGCTCACTTTTTTGCAACTCTTCGAGCAGGTTGGGGGAGATGGTCAGGCGGTCACAGCCGGCCAGCGCCAGAATTTGCTCGGTGCGGCGAAAGCTCGCGCCCATGACGATGGTGTCGTAATTGTGCTGTTTGTAATAGTCGTAAATGTTGCGCACTGATTTAACGCCGGGATCTTCTTCCACAACATACGGGTCCATTGGCTGGCGGCTGTTGTACCAGTCGTATATACGGCCAACGAACGGTGAAATCAGGAACACGCCCGCTTCGGCGCAGGCGCGAGCCTGGGCAAAGGAGAAAAGCAGCGTCAGGTTGCAGTGAATGCCCTCTTTTTCCAGTTCATGGGCGGCACGGATGCCTTCCCAGGTGGAGGCAAGCTTGATCAGAATGCGTGATGTATCAATGCCCTGTTCCTGATACAGCGCGACCAGATGGCGCGCTTTGGCAATGCTTTTGTCTTTATCGTAGGACAGGCGGGCGTCAACCTCGGTAGAGACGCGCCCGGGGATGCTTTTCAGAATCTCACTCCCGAAATTCACCGCCAGCTTGTCGCAGGCACTGATGAACTGCTGTTCACGTTTGTCGCTGGTTTTGCGCGCATACTCCAGCGCATCTTCGATTAACCGATCGTAGTTTTTAAGTCCTGCGGCCTTAAGTAGCAGCGAGGGATTGGTGGTGGCGTCTTCTGGCTGATAGTGGCGAATGGATTCAATGTCACCGCTGTCGGCCACGACCGTGGTGAACTGCTTAATGGCTTCAAGTTGGTTCATGTATGCGACTCCATGATTATCAGTGATTTATGCTGCGTCCCGGCGCGCCTTCTGGCGGAAAAGTTTGAGATGCATAACGAAAAAGCATAGCAGACAGGTGTGGCATTGCAGTTTTGGTTCTGTAACATGTTGTCTAAAAATTTCTAACACTTTCTGGCGCGTAATGGTGAGAGTATGGCGCTGTTCAAAGTTTACAAACCGGGGAGGGGAGATACTTAACGGCCCTTAACCCTGCATATGTTCAGAACAAAAACACAGGTACAACACGATGGATGAGCAGTTAAAACAGAGCGCCCTCGATTTTCACGAATTTCCTGTCCCTGGCAAAATTCAGGTTTCGCCGACGAAGCCGCTGGCGACCCAGCGCGACCTGGCGCTGGCCTACTCGCCTGGCGTGGCAGCACCCTGCCTGGAAATTGCCGCCGATCCGCTGGCCGCCCACAAGTACACCGCGCGCGGTAACCTGGTGGCGGTGGTGTCCAACGGTACGGCGGTGCTGGGGCTTGGCAATATTGGCGCGCTCGCCGGTAAGCCGGTGATGGAAGGCAAGGGCGTACTGTTTAAAAAGTTCGCCGGGATTGACGTATTTGACATTGAAGTGGATGAGACTGACCCGGATAAGCTCATTGATGTGGTAGCGGCGCTGGAGCCGACCTTCGGTGGTATCAACCTTGAGGATATCAAGGCGCCGGAGTGCTTCTACATTGAGCAGAAACTGCGTGAGCGTATGAACATTCCGGTGTTCCATGACGACCAGCACGGCACCGCCATTATCTGTACCGCAGCGGTACTGAACGGCCTGCGTGTGGTGAAAAAGAACATTTCCGATGTGCGACTTGTGGTGTCCGGTGCAGGGGCGTCCGCCATTGCCTGTATGAACCTGCTGGTGGCGCTCGGCATGCAGAAGCACAACATCGTGGTCTGCGACTCGCGCGGCGTTATCTATAAAGGCCGTGAAGAGAACATGGCAGAAACCAAAGCGGCCTACGCGGTGGACGACGACGGCAGACGCAGCCTCGAAGAAGTGATTGACGGTGCGGACATTTTCCTTGGCTGTTCAGGTCCGGGCGTGATGAAGCCGGAAATGGTCGAGAAAATGGCCGCGTCGCCGCTGATTCTGGCGCTGGCCAACCCGGAGCCAGAAATTCTGCCGCCGCTGGCAAAAGCGGTACGCCCGGATGCCATTATCTGCACCGGTCGTTCGGATTTCCCCAACCAGGTCAACAACGTACTGTGCTTCCCGTTTATCTTCCGCGGTGCGCTGGACGTGGGCGCGACGGCAATTAACGAAGAGATGAAGCTGGCGGCGGTACATGCCATCGCCGAACTGGCGCTTGCCGAGCAAAGCGAAGTGGTGGCATCGGCCTACGGTGACCAGGAACTGTCGTTTGGCCCGGAATACCTGATTCCCAAGCCGTTTGACCCACGCCTTATTGTTAAAATTGCACCGGCTGTGGCGAAAGCCGCGATGGATTCTGGCGTGGCGACGCGCCCGATTGAAGACTTCAACGCCTACCAGGAAAAGCTGGAGGAGTTTGTCTATAAAACCAACCTGTTCATGAAGCCTGTCTTCTCGCTGGCGCGCAAAGATCCTAAACGCGTGGTGCTGGCAGAAGGGGAAGACACCCGCGTGCTACACGCCACCCAGGAACTGGTGACGTTGGGGCTGGCGAAGCCGATTCTGATTGGTCGCCCGAGCGTGATTGAAATGCGCATCCAGAAGCTCGGCCTGCAAATTCAACCGGGCCGCGACTTTGAGATTGT
Coding sequences:
- the tal gene encoding transaldolase, producing the protein MNQLEAIKQFTTVVADSGDIESIRHYQPEDATTNPSLLLKAAGLKNYDRLIEDALEYARKTSDKREQQFISACDKLAVNFGSEILKSIPGRVSTEVDARLSYDKDKSIAKARHLVALYQEQGIDTSRILIKLASTWEGIRAAHELEKEGIHCNLTLLFSFAQARACAEAGVFLISPFVGRIYDWYNSRQPMDPYVVEEDPGVKSVRNIYDYYKQHNYDTIVMGASFRRTEQILALAGCDRLTISPNLLEELQKSEQPIVRKLIPTPHKYNRPEPMSEAEFRWEHNLDPMAVEKLTDGIRLFAVDQRKLEDLLAARL
- the maeB gene encoding NADP-dependent oxaloacetate-decarboxylating malate dehydrogenase — protein: MDEQLKQSALDFHEFPVPGKIQVSPTKPLATQRDLALAYSPGVAAPCLEIAADPLAAHKYTARGNLVAVVSNGTAVLGLGNIGALAGKPVMEGKGVLFKKFAGIDVFDIEVDETDPDKLIDVVAALEPTFGGINLEDIKAPECFYIEQKLRERMNIPVFHDDQHGTAIICTAAVLNGLRVVKKNISDVRLVVSGAGASAIACMNLLVALGMQKHNIVVCDSRGVIYKGREENMAETKAAYAVDDDGRRSLEEVIDGADIFLGCSGPGVMKPEMVEKMAASPLILALANPEPEILPPLAKAVRPDAIICTGRSDFPNQVNNVLCFPFIFRGALDVGATAINEEMKLAAVHAIAELALAEQSEVVASAYGDQELSFGPEYLIPKPFDPRLIVKIAPAVAKAAMDSGVATRPIEDFNAYQEKLEEFVYKTNLFMKPVFSLARKDPKRVVLAEGEDTRVLHATQELVTLGLAKPILIGRPSVIEMRIQKLGLQIQPGRDFEIVNNESDPRYKEYWNEYYDIMKRRGVTQEQAQRAVLSNTTVIGAIMVHRGEADALICGTIGEYHEHFSVVEKLFGYREGVKAAGAMNALLLPSGNTFIADTYVNADPTPEQLTEIVLMAAETVRRFGIEPKVALLSHSNYGSSDASGALKMRETLALVRERAPDLMVDGEMHGDAALVESIRNDRMPDSPLKGSANILIMPNMEAARISYNLLRVSSSEGVTVGPVLMGVAKPVHILTSISSVRRIVNMVALAVVEAQTGVL